In Candidatus Desulforudis audaxviator MP104C, a genomic segment contains:
- the rmuC gene encoding DNA recombination protein RmuC: MGEAGLFVLFLLIGLALGAAGAWLALRHRAAAAAAQARSAGEAERSVLAARLEVAERRSAELAAGAAEREARLDQLQQELAGELARRAAAEESARRIPALEAEIEAREARLTAANQSISDLRSRVAELETTVEKERQAAAEKLRLLDEARQKLTDAFKALSAEALTSNSRAFLDLARITLEKYQEAARGDLEKRQQAIYELVKPVRESLDKVDTEIRQLEKARVGAYEALQEQVRSLLETQHQLRSETSNLVRALRTPVARGRWGEIQLKRVVEMAGMLEHCDFYEQESVDTGEGRLRPDLLVRLPGGKNIVVDAKAPLGEYLEAVGAEDDGVRRERLQNYARLVRKHMAELGKKSYWDQFQPAPEFVVLFLPGEMFFSAALQHDPALIEFGVEQHVIPATPTTLIALLRAVAYGWRQERLAQNAREISDLGRELYKRLSDMGGHMARLGKNLGNAVDAYNKTVGSLESRVLVSARRFKDLDAASVGVDLGELNPVEQSARAVQAPELLAPAGGSDEAAAAGEDE; encoded by the coding sequence ATGGGTGAGGCCGGGCTTTTTGTTCTGTTTTTGTTGATCGGACTGGCCCTCGGGGCGGCCGGCGCCTGGCTGGCGCTGCGCCACCGGGCGGCCGCGGCCGCGGCGCAGGCCCGGTCCGCCGGCGAAGCGGAGCGGTCGGTGCTGGCGGCCCGGCTGGAGGTCGCGGAGCGGCGGAGCGCGGAACTCGCCGCCGGGGCCGCCGAGCGGGAGGCGCGTCTCGATCAACTCCAACAGGAATTAGCCGGTGAGTTGGCGCGGCGGGCAGCCGCTGAGGAGTCGGCCCGGCGGATACCGGCCTTGGAAGCCGAGATCGAGGCGCGGGAGGCCCGGCTCACGGCGGCGAACCAGTCAATCAGCGACCTCAGGTCCCGGGTGGCGGAACTGGAGACCACCGTGGAAAAGGAGCGCCAAGCCGCGGCGGAGAAGCTCCGCCTGCTGGACGAGGCCCGGCAGAAGCTCACGGACGCCTTCAAGGCCCTCTCGGCCGAAGCGCTGACCAGTAATAGCCGGGCCTTTCTGGATCTGGCCCGGATCACCCTGGAGAAGTACCAGGAAGCGGCCCGGGGAGACCTGGAAAAACGGCAGCAGGCGATCTATGAGCTGGTTAAGCCCGTTCGGGAATCCCTGGACAAGGTGGACACCGAAATACGCCAGTTGGAAAAGGCGCGGGTGGGGGCCTACGAGGCGCTGCAAGAGCAGGTCCGTTCCTTGCTTGAGACCCAGCACCAGCTGCGCTCGGAGACCTCGAACCTGGTGCGTGCCCTGCGCACGCCCGTGGCGCGCGGCCGCTGGGGCGAGATCCAGCTCAAGCGCGTGGTGGAAATGGCTGGGATGCTGGAGCACTGCGATTTCTACGAGCAGGAGAGCGTGGATACCGGCGAGGGCCGGCTGCGTCCGGACCTGCTGGTCCGGCTGCCCGGCGGGAAAAACATCGTTGTGGACGCCAAGGCGCCCCTCGGCGAGTACCTGGAGGCCGTCGGCGCGGAAGATGACGGGGTGCGCCGGGAGAGACTCCAGAACTATGCCCGCCTGGTGCGTAAACACATGGCCGAACTCGGCAAGAAGTCCTACTGGGACCAGTTTCAGCCGGCACCCGAATTCGTGGTGCTCTTTTTGCCCGGAGAGATGTTTTTCAGCGCGGCGCTCCAGCACGACCCGGCGCTCATCGAGTTCGGCGTCGAGCAACACGTGATTCCGGCGACGCCGACCACCCTGATCGCGCTCCTGCGGGCGGTGGCCTACGGCTGGCGGCAGGAGCGGCTGGCCCAAAACGCCAGGGAGATCAGCGACCTGGGGCGCGAGCTTTACAAACGGCTTTCCGATATGGGCGGCCACATGGCCAGGCTCGGCAAAAACCTGGGGAACGCCGTGGACGCCTACAACAAGACGGTAGGCTCGTTAGAGTCCCGGGTGCTGGTCAGCGCGCGCCGGTTCAAAGACCTGGACGCGGCCTCCGTAGGCGTGGATCTGGGTGAATTGAACCCGGTCGAACAATCGGCCCGTGCCGTCCAGGCTCCGGAACTCCTGGCCCCGGCCGGCGGATCGGACGAGGCGGCTGCGGCCGGGGAGGATGAATAA
- a CDS encoding zinc ribbon domain-containing protein — translation MNIWDRVRKGTQTVSEKSSGLLEMAQTRAAITKLETEKIRKFTELGELTYRVYNREHVADAEMEKLCNEIQDLDRELEAHRARLEGATPVCPGCSRPVKPEARYCPECGQSLRPVRP, via the coding sequence ATGAATATCTGGGACCGGGTGCGCAAGGGAACCCAGACCGTCTCCGAGAAATCCAGCGGACTTCTGGAGATGGCCCAGACCCGGGCGGCGATCACCAAGCTCGAAACCGAAAAGATCAGGAAGTTCACCGAACTAGGCGAACTGACCTACCGGGTCTACAACCGGGAGCACGTGGCGGACGCCGAAATGGAGAAGCTCTGCAATGAGATCCAGGACCTGGACCGGGAACTGGAGGCGCACCGTGCCCGGTTGGAGGGCGCGACCCCGGTCTGCCCGGGCTGCTCGCGGCCGGTGAAGCCGGAGGCCAGGTACTGCCCGGAGTGCGGTCAGTCCCTCCGCCCCGTGAGACCCTAG